From Odontesthes bonariensis isolate fOdoBon6 chromosome 21, fOdoBon6.hap1, whole genome shotgun sequence, a single genomic window includes:
- the xab2 gene encoding pre-mRNA-splicing factor SYF1 isoform X1: MPSLNGKSEVVFEDDDLPYEEEIIRNPYSVKCWMRYIEFKQNGPKTTLNMIYERALRELPGSYKLWYNYLRERRKQVKGKCVTELTYEEVNNCHERALVFMHKMPRIWLDYCQFLVSQCKITRSRRTFDRALRALPVTQHPRIWPLYLRFVRNLPLPETAIRVYRRYLKLSPENAEEYIDYLRSVGRLDEAAVRLAAIVNDESFVSKEGKSNYQLWHELCDLISQNPDKVTSLNVGAIIRGGLTRFTDQLGKLWCSLADYYIRSGHFEKARDVYEEAILTVVTVRDFTQVFDSCAQFEESMIAAKMETTSEMGQDDEDDIDLELRLARFEQLIARRPLLLNSVLLRQNPHNVHEWRKRVNLYEGNPRQIINTYTEAVQTVDPMKATGKPHSLWVSFAKFYEENEQLDDARTIFEKATKVNYKQVDDLAAVWCEYGEMELRHENYEQALRILRKATAIPSRKAEYFDASEPVQNRVYKSLKVWSMLADLEESLGTFKSTKAVYDRIIDLRIATPQIIINYAMFLEEHNYFEESFKAYERGIALFRWPNVYDIWNTYLTKFIDRYGGKKLERARDLFEQALDGCPAKFAKTIYLLYAKLEEEYGLARHAMAVYERATQAVETVERHHMFNIYIKRAAEIYGVTYTRAIYQKAIEVLPDEYSRDMCVRFADMESKLGEIDRARAIYSYCSQICDPRVTANFWQSWKEFEIRHGNEDTIREMLRIKRSVQATYNTQVNFMSSQMLKATTSSTGTVSDLAPGQMGIDDMKLLEQKAQQLAAEAEQDKPKLKEKILFVRSDTSRSELAELAKQANPDEINIDEDEEDDDQGPEEVRLEQKSVPTAVFGGLKDD; this comes from the exons ATGCCTTCGTTAAATGGAAAATCAGAAGTTGTCTTT GAAGATGATGATTTGCCTTATGAAGAGGAGATTATCAGGAATCCATACTCGGTCAAGTGCTGGATGCGGTACATTGAATTCAAACAGAATGGACCCAAAACCACCCTCAACATGATTTATGAGCGGGCTCTGAGGGAACTGCCTGGCAG CTATAAGTTGTGGTACAACTACCTGAGAGAGAGGCGAAAACAAGTCAAAGGGAAATGTGTCACTGAACTAACTTATGAGGAGGTCAATAACTGTCACGAAAGGGCACTAGTCTTCATGCATAAG ATGCCTAGAATATGGCTAGACTACTGCCAGTTCCTTGTGTCTCAGTGTAAGATCACAAGAAGTCGGCGAACATTTGACCGTGCACTCAGAGCCCTTCCCGTAACGCAGCACCCTCGAATCTGGCCTTTGTATCTCCGCTTTGTCCGCAACCTGCCCCTGCCTGAGACAGCCATTCGGGTGTATCGCAGGTACCTCAAG CTTTCTCCAGAAAATGCAGAGGAATACATAGATTATTTACGGTCTGTTGGCCGCTTGGATGAAGCAGCTGTGCGACTGGCCGCTATAGTCAATGATGAAAGCTTTGTGTCCAAGGAGGGCAAGTCTAACTATCAA CTGTGGCATGAGCTCTGCGACCTGATCTCCCAGAATCCAGATAAAGTGACATCTCTGAATGTTGGAGCCATCATACGAGGAGGCCTCACTCGCTTCACAGATCAACTTGGAAAACTTTGGTGCTCCTTAGCTGACTATTACATCAGGAGTGGCCACTTTGAGAAA GCGCGTGATGTGTATGAGGAGGCCATTCTCACAGTGGTCACGGTTAGGGATTTCACACAGGTGTTTGATAGTTGCGCACAGTTTGAGGAGAGCATGATTGCTGCCAAGATGGAAACAACTTCTGAGATGGGGCAAGATGACGAAG ATGACATAGACTTGGAGCTTAGACTGGCACGATTTGAGCAACTAATAGCCCGACGGCCCCTTTTACTGAACAGTGTACTGTTGAGACAGAACCCCCACAATGTCCATGAGTGGCGCAAGCGGGTAAATCTGTATGAGGGGAATCCACGGCAG ATCATTAACACATATACTGAGGCGGTACAGACTGTGGATCCAATGAAGGCCACTGGAAAGCCTCACTCTCTCTGGGTGTCTTTTGCTAAATTCTATGAGGAAAATGAGCAGCTCGATGAT GCTCGGACGATCTTTGAGAAAGCTACCAAGGTGAACTACAAGCAGGTGGATGACCTTGCTGCGGTTTGGTGTGAATATGGCGAGATGGAGCTTCGCCACGAGAACTATGAACAGGCACTTCGCATCCTGAGG AAAGCTACAGCCATCCCATCTAGGAAAGCAGAGTACTTTGATGCATCTGAGCCAGTCCAAAACAGAGTCTACAAGTCCTTGAAGGTCtggtctatgttggcagacttGGAGGAAAGTCTTGGCACTTTCAAG TCTACAAAAGCAGTGTATGATCGCATTATTGATCTCCGCATCGCCACTCCACAGATCATCATCAATTATGCCATGTTCCTTGAAGAGCACAACTACTTTGAGGAAAGCTTTAAA GCGTATGAGCGAGGCATCGCTCTCTTCAGGTGGCCAAATGTTTATGACATCTGGAACACTTACCTCACCAAGTTCATTGACCGTTATGGGGGCAAAAAGCTGGAGAGAGCCAGGGATTTATTTGAACAAGCCCTGGATGGTTGTCCTGCCAAGTTTGCCAAGA CCATTTATCTGTTGTACGCCAAACTGGAGGAGGAGTATGGATTGGCGCGACATGCCATGGCTGTCTATGAAAGAGCAACGCAGGCAGTGGAAACAGTGGAGAGACATCACATGTTCAATATCTACATAAAGAGAGCAGCTGAAATTTATGGAGTTACATATACCAGAGCAATTTACCAGAAGGCTATTGAG GTTCTTCCTGATGAGTATTCAAGGGACATGTGTGTGCGATTTGCTGACATGGAGAGTAAACTGGGTGAGATTGATCGGGCCAGAGCAATCTACTCCTACTGCTCCCAGATCTGTGATCCAAGG GTGACAGCTAATTTCTGGCAGTCCTGGAAAGAATTTGAGATCCGCCATGGAAACGAGGACACCATTAGAGAGATGCTGAGGATCAAACGCAGTGTCCAAGCTACCTACAACACCCAGGTCAACTTTATGTCCTCTCAGATGCTCAAAGCCACAACAAGCTCCACAGGCACTG TTTCAGATCTTGCTCCTGGCCAGATGGGAATCGATGACATGAAGTTGTTGGAGCAGAAAGCGCAGCAGCTCGCTGCCGAGGCTGAGCAGGACAAACCCAAACTCAAAGAAAAGATTCTCTTCGTCAG GAGTGACACGTCTCGCAGTGAGTTGGCTGAGCTTGCCAAGCAAGCCAATCCTGATGAGATTAACATTGATGAAGATGAGGAAGATGATGACCAAGGCCCTGAGG AGGTTCGTCTTGAGCAGAAGAGCGTCCCAACAGCTGTCTTTGGAGGCCTCAAAGATGATTGA
- the xab2 gene encoding pre-mRNA-splicing factor SYF1 isoform X2 has protein sequence MPSLNGKSEVVFEDDDLPYEEEIIRNPYSVKCWMRYIEFKQNGPKTTLNMIYERALRELPGSYKLWYNYLRERRKQVKGKCVTELTYEEVNNCHERALVFMHKMPRIWLDYCQFLVSQCKITRSRRTFDRALRALPVTQHPRIWPLYLRFVRNLPLPETAIRVYRRYLKLSPENAEEYIDYLRSVGRLDEAAVRLAAIVNDESFVSKEGKSNYQLWHELCDLISQNPDKVTSLNVGAIIRGGLTRFTDQLGKLWCSLADYYIRSGHFEKARDVYEEAILTVVTVRDFTQVFDSCAQFEESMIAAKMETTSEMGQDDEDDIDLELRLARFEQLIARRPLLLNSVLLRQNPHNVHEWRKRVNLYEGNPRQIINTYTEAVQTVDPMKATGKPHSLWVSFAKFYEENEQLDDARTIFEKATKVNYKQVDDLAAVWCEYGEMELRHENYEQALRILRKATAIPSRKAEYFDASEPVQNRVYKSLKVWSMLADLEESLGTFKSTKAVYDRIIDLRIATPQIIINYAMFLEEHNYFEESFKAYERGIALFRWPNVYDIWNTYLTKFIDRYGGKKLERARDLFEQALDGCPAKFAKTIYLLYAKLEEEYGLARHAMAVYERATQAVETVERHHMFNIYIKRAAEIYGVTYTRAIYQKAIEVLPDEYSRDMCVRFADMESKLGEIDRARAIYSYCSQICDPRVTANFWQSWKEFEIRHGNEDTIREMLRIKRSVQATYNTQVNFMSSQMLKATTSSTGTDLAPGQMGIDDMKLLEQKAQQLAAEAEQDKPKLKEKILFVRSDTSRSELAELAKQANPDEINIDEDEEDDDQGPEEVRLEQKSVPTAVFGGLKDD, from the exons ATGCCTTCGTTAAATGGAAAATCAGAAGTTGTCTTT GAAGATGATGATTTGCCTTATGAAGAGGAGATTATCAGGAATCCATACTCGGTCAAGTGCTGGATGCGGTACATTGAATTCAAACAGAATGGACCCAAAACCACCCTCAACATGATTTATGAGCGGGCTCTGAGGGAACTGCCTGGCAG CTATAAGTTGTGGTACAACTACCTGAGAGAGAGGCGAAAACAAGTCAAAGGGAAATGTGTCACTGAACTAACTTATGAGGAGGTCAATAACTGTCACGAAAGGGCACTAGTCTTCATGCATAAG ATGCCTAGAATATGGCTAGACTACTGCCAGTTCCTTGTGTCTCAGTGTAAGATCACAAGAAGTCGGCGAACATTTGACCGTGCACTCAGAGCCCTTCCCGTAACGCAGCACCCTCGAATCTGGCCTTTGTATCTCCGCTTTGTCCGCAACCTGCCCCTGCCTGAGACAGCCATTCGGGTGTATCGCAGGTACCTCAAG CTTTCTCCAGAAAATGCAGAGGAATACATAGATTATTTACGGTCTGTTGGCCGCTTGGATGAAGCAGCTGTGCGACTGGCCGCTATAGTCAATGATGAAAGCTTTGTGTCCAAGGAGGGCAAGTCTAACTATCAA CTGTGGCATGAGCTCTGCGACCTGATCTCCCAGAATCCAGATAAAGTGACATCTCTGAATGTTGGAGCCATCATACGAGGAGGCCTCACTCGCTTCACAGATCAACTTGGAAAACTTTGGTGCTCCTTAGCTGACTATTACATCAGGAGTGGCCACTTTGAGAAA GCGCGTGATGTGTATGAGGAGGCCATTCTCACAGTGGTCACGGTTAGGGATTTCACACAGGTGTTTGATAGTTGCGCACAGTTTGAGGAGAGCATGATTGCTGCCAAGATGGAAACAACTTCTGAGATGGGGCAAGATGACGAAG ATGACATAGACTTGGAGCTTAGACTGGCACGATTTGAGCAACTAATAGCCCGACGGCCCCTTTTACTGAACAGTGTACTGTTGAGACAGAACCCCCACAATGTCCATGAGTGGCGCAAGCGGGTAAATCTGTATGAGGGGAATCCACGGCAG ATCATTAACACATATACTGAGGCGGTACAGACTGTGGATCCAATGAAGGCCACTGGAAAGCCTCACTCTCTCTGGGTGTCTTTTGCTAAATTCTATGAGGAAAATGAGCAGCTCGATGAT GCTCGGACGATCTTTGAGAAAGCTACCAAGGTGAACTACAAGCAGGTGGATGACCTTGCTGCGGTTTGGTGTGAATATGGCGAGATGGAGCTTCGCCACGAGAACTATGAACAGGCACTTCGCATCCTGAGG AAAGCTACAGCCATCCCATCTAGGAAAGCAGAGTACTTTGATGCATCTGAGCCAGTCCAAAACAGAGTCTACAAGTCCTTGAAGGTCtggtctatgttggcagacttGGAGGAAAGTCTTGGCACTTTCAAG TCTACAAAAGCAGTGTATGATCGCATTATTGATCTCCGCATCGCCACTCCACAGATCATCATCAATTATGCCATGTTCCTTGAAGAGCACAACTACTTTGAGGAAAGCTTTAAA GCGTATGAGCGAGGCATCGCTCTCTTCAGGTGGCCAAATGTTTATGACATCTGGAACACTTACCTCACCAAGTTCATTGACCGTTATGGGGGCAAAAAGCTGGAGAGAGCCAGGGATTTATTTGAACAAGCCCTGGATGGTTGTCCTGCCAAGTTTGCCAAGA CCATTTATCTGTTGTACGCCAAACTGGAGGAGGAGTATGGATTGGCGCGACATGCCATGGCTGTCTATGAAAGAGCAACGCAGGCAGTGGAAACAGTGGAGAGACATCACATGTTCAATATCTACATAAAGAGAGCAGCTGAAATTTATGGAGTTACATATACCAGAGCAATTTACCAGAAGGCTATTGAG GTTCTTCCTGATGAGTATTCAAGGGACATGTGTGTGCGATTTGCTGACATGGAGAGTAAACTGGGTGAGATTGATCGGGCCAGAGCAATCTACTCCTACTGCTCCCAGATCTGTGATCCAAGG GTGACAGCTAATTTCTGGCAGTCCTGGAAAGAATTTGAGATCCGCCATGGAAACGAGGACACCATTAGAGAGATGCTGAGGATCAAACGCAGTGTCCAAGCTACCTACAACACCCAGGTCAACTTTATGTCCTCTCAGATGCTCAAAGCCACAACAAGCTCCACAGGCACTG ATCTTGCTCCTGGCCAGATGGGAATCGATGACATGAAGTTGTTGGAGCAGAAAGCGCAGCAGCTCGCTGCCGAGGCTGAGCAGGACAAACCCAAACTCAAAGAAAAGATTCTCTTCGTCAG GAGTGACACGTCTCGCAGTGAGTTGGCTGAGCTTGCCAAGCAAGCCAATCCTGATGAGATTAACATTGATGAAGATGAGGAAGATGATGACCAAGGCCCTGAGG AGGTTCGTCTTGAGCAGAAGAGCGTCCCAACAGCTGTCTTTGGAGGCCTCAAAGATGATTGA